From a single Providencia hangzhouensis genomic region:
- a CDS encoding IS6-like element IS26 family transposase, translating into MNPFKGRHFQRDIILWAVRWYCKYGISYRELQEMLAERGVNVDHSTIYRWVQRYAPEMEKRLRWYWRNPSDLCPWHMDETYVKVNGRWAYLYRAVDSRGRTVDFYLSSRRNSKAAYRFLGKILNNVKKWQIPRFINTDKAPAYGRALALLKREGRCPSDVEHRQIKYRNNVIECDHGKLKRIIGATLGFKSMKTAYATIKGIEVMRALRKGQASAFYYGDPLGEMRLVSRVFEM; encoded by the coding sequence ATGAACCCATTCAAAGGCCGGCATTTTCAGCGTGACATCATTCTGTGGGCCGTACGCTGGTACTGCAAATACGGCATCAGTTACCGTGAGCTGCAGGAGATGCTGGCTGAACGCGGAGTGAATGTCGATCACTCCACGATTTACCGCTGGGTTCAGCGTTATGCGCCTGAAATGGAAAAACGGCTGCGCTGGTACTGGCGTAACCCTTCCGATCTTTGCCCGTGGCACATGGATGAAACCTACGTGAAGGTCAATGGCCGCTGGGCGTATCTGTACCGGGCCGTCGACAGCCGGGGCCGCACTGTCGATTTTTATCTCTCCTCCCGTCGTAACAGCAAAGCTGCATACCGGTTTCTGGGTAAAATCCTCAACAACGTGAAGAAGTGGCAGATCCCGCGATTCATCAACACGGATAAAGCGCCCGCCTATGGTCGCGCGCTTGCTCTGCTCAAACGCGAAGGCCGGTGCCCGTCTGACGTTGAACACCGACAGATTAAGTACCGGAACAACGTGATTGAATGCGATCATGGCAAACTGAAACGGATAATCGGCGCCACGCTGGGATTTAAATCCATGAAGACGGCTTACGCCACCATCAAAGGTATTGAGGTGATGCGTGCACTACGCAAAGGCCAGGCCTCAGCATTTTATTATGGTGATCCCCTGGGCGAAATGCGCCTGGTAAGCAGAGTTTTTGAAATGTAA
- the msr(E) gene encoding ABC-F type ribosomal protection protein Msr(E) codes for MSLIIKARNIRLDYAGRDVLDIDELEIHSYDRIGLVGDNGAGKSSLLKVLNGEIVLAEATLQRFGDFAHISQLGGIEIETVEDRAMLSRLGVSNVQNDTMSGGEETRAKIAAAFSQQVHGILADEPTSHLDLNGIDLLIGQLKAFDGALLVISHDRYFLDMVVDKIWELKDGKITEYWGGYSDYLRQKEEERQHQAVEYELMMKERERLESAVQEKRQQANRLDNKKKGEKSKNSTESAGRLGHAKMTGTKQRKLYQAAKSMEKRLAALEDIQAPEHLRSIRFRQSSALELHNKFPITADGLSLKFGSRTIFDDANFIIPLGAKVAITGSNGTGKTSLLKMISERADGLTISPKAEIGYFTQTGYKFNTHKSVLSFMQEECEYTVAEIRAVLASMGIGANDIQKNLSDLSGGEIIKLLLSKMLLGKYNILLMDEPGNYLDLKSIAALETMMKSYAGTIIFVSHDKQLVDNIADIIYEIKDHKIIKTFERDC; via the coding sequence ATGAGTTTAATTATTAAAGCGAGAAACATACGCTTGGATTATGCTGGGCGTGATGTTTTGGATATTGATGAATTGGAAATTCACTCTTATGACCGTATTGGTCTTGTGGGTGATAACGGAGCAGGAAAGAGTAGTTTACTCAAAGTACTTAATGGCGAAATTGTTTTAGCCGAAGCGACATTACAGCGTTTTGGTGATTTTGCACATATCAGCCAACTGGGCGGAATCGAAATAGAAACGGTCGAAGACCGGGCAATGTTATCTCGCCTTGGTGTTTCCAATGTACAAAACGACACAATGAGTGGCGGAGAGGAAACTCGTGCAAAAATTGCTGCCGCATTTTCCCAACAAGTACATGGCATTCTAGCGGATGAACCAACCAGCCACCTTGATCTCAATGGAATAGATCTACTTATTGGTCAACTTAAAGCATTTGATGGAGCATTACTTGTTATCAGTCATGACCGATATTTTCTTGATATGGTTGTAGACAAGATATGGGAGTTAAAAGACGGTAAAATTACGGAATATTGGGGTGGTTACTCGGATTACTTGCGTCAAAAAGAAGAAGAGCGACAACACCAAGCCGTAGAATATGAGCTGATGATGAAGGAACGGGAGCGATTAGAATCTGCTGTGCAAGAAAAACGCCAGCAAGCTAATCGATTAGACAATAAGAAAAAAGGAGAAAAATCCAAAAACTCTACCGAAAGTGCTGGACGACTTGGGCATGCAAAAATGACTGGCACCAAGCAAAGAAAACTGTATCAGGCAGCTAAGAGTATGGAAAAGCGTTTGGCTGCATTAGAAGATATTCAAGCACCAGAGCATTTGCGTTCTATTCGTTTTCGTCAAAGTTCAGCCCTAGAACTGCACAATAAGTTCCCGATTACGGCAGATGGTCTGAGCTTAAAATTTGGTAGCCGTACTATCTTTGATGACGCTAACTTTATAATACCGCTTGGCGCTAAAGTCGCTATAACTGGATCGAATGGAACAGGGAAAACGTCCTTGTTAAAAATGATATCAGAACGTGCTGATGGATTAACCATATCTCCAAAAGCTGAAATTGGCTACTTTACACAAACAGGATATAAATTTAACACGCATAAATCTGTGCTCTCCTTTATGCAGGAAGAGTGCGAGTACACAGTTGCGGAAATTCGTGCAGTATTGGCTTCAATGGGGATCGGAGCGAATGATATTCAAAAAAACTTATCCGACTTATCGGGAGGTGAAATCATCAAACTGCTTTTATCCAAAATGCTTTTAGGAAAATATAATATTTTGCTTATGGATGAACCAGGAAACTATCTTGACCTAAAAAGTATTGCCGCATTAGAAACAATGATGAAGTCCTATGCAGGAACTATTATCTTCGTATCTCATGACAAGCAATTGGTCGATAATATTGCTGACATTATCTACGAGATCAAAGACCACAAAATCATCAAGACTTTTGAGAGAGATTGTTAA
- a CDS encoding Mph(E) family macrolide 2'-phosphotransferase: MTIQDIQSLAEAHGLLLTDKMNFNEMGIDFKVVFALDTKGQQWLLRIPRRDGMREQIKKEKRILELVKKHLSVEVPDWRISSTELVAYPILKDNPVLNLDAETYEIIWNMDKDSPKYITSLAKTLFEIHSIPEKEVRENDLKIMKPSDLRPEIANNLQLVKSEIGISEQLETRYRKWLDNDVLWADFTQFIHGDLYAGHVLASKDGAVSGVIDWSTAHIDDPAIDFAGHVTLFGEESLKTLIIEYEKLGGKVWNKLYEQTLERAAASPLMYGLFALETQNESLIVGAKAQLGVI, encoded by the coding sequence ATGACAATTCAAGATATTCAATCACTTGCTGAAGCACACGGCTTGTTGCTTACGGACAAAATGAATTTCAATGAAATGGGCATTGATTTTAAGGTCGTTTTTGCTCTTGATACAAAGGGGCAACAATGGTTGCTGCGTATTCCTCGTCGTGATGGCATGAGGGAACAAATCAAGAAAGAAAAACGCATTTTAGAATTGGTAAAAAAACATCTTTCTGTAGAGGTTCCTGATTGGAGAATTTCATCTACAGAATTAGTGGCTTATCCCATACTTAAAGATAATCCTGTTTTAAATTTGGATGCTGAAACCTATGAAATAATTTGGAATATGGACAAAGATAGCCCGAAATACATAACATCTTTGGCAAAAACCTTATTTGAAATCCATAGTATTCCTGAAAAAGAAGTTCGGGAAAATGATTTGAAAATTATGAAACCTTCAGATTTAAGACCTGAAATAGCAAACAATTTGCAGTTAGTAAAATCTGAAATTGGTATAAGTGAGCAATTGGAAACCCGCTACAGAAAATGGTTGGATAATGATGTTCTATGGGCAGATTTCACCCAATTTATACATGGCGATTTATATGCTGGGCATGTACTAGCTTCAAAGGATGGAGCTGTTTCAGGCGTTATTGATTGGTCAACAGCCCATATAGATGACCCAGCGATTGATTTTGCTGGGCATGTAACTTTGTTTGGAGAAGAAAGCCTCAAAACTCTAATCATCGAGTATGAAAAACTAGGGGGTAAAGTTTGGAATAAACTATATGAACAGACTTTAGAAAGAGCAGCGGCCTCTCCTTTGATGTATGGTTTATTTGCCTTAGAAACTCAAAATGAAAGCCTTATCGTTGGAGCAAAAGCTCAGTTGGGAGTTATATAA
- a CDS encoding type II toxin-antitoxin system RelE/ParE family toxin, which yields MYKLSNLAAKDFEGIFEYTEIAVGVRRHNHSKHAIFYRYRTDDIFVIRILHQQMEPLKHFYFDEIDL from the coding sequence ATGTATAAACTTTCCAATTTAGCGGCTAAAGACTTTGAAGGGATATTCGAGTATACAGAAATTGCAGTTGGGGTTAGGCGTCATAACCACTCTAAGCATGCAATTTTTTACCGATATAGAACCGATGATATTTTTGTTATCCGAATTCTTCATCAACAAATGGAGCCACTAAAACACTTTTATTTTGATGAGATTGACCTGTAA